GACAAAGCCTGCCAGAAGGGCAAGACTGATCAGGATCATCAGGTTGGACGCAAAAAAGGTCATGACAAAGGAAAAGGGATCGTTCAAATGGTAGGCGGCGATGAGAACATAGACCCCGAAGAGGAGGAAAAACAGCGCCGCCAATGCCATCACGCCCTGACGCAGCCACCAGAGACTTTTATGCATGGAAGCCCTCCCCGCCCGCCCTGCGCACGCCCATTCGTTCCCGATCCGGAAATGAGAATTCCGGGCCGATATCGAGGCGATCAAGCTTTTGCGCGGAGGCGGCCTGTTGGCCACCGCACAGGCGAAGGTGCAGATCAACGCAAAGATTGGGCCAAAAGACCATTTCCGGATGCAAAACAGCGATGAAGGGGTCTTCACCCGACGGAGGGCCTCCGCTAGATCTGAAGGTGCGGCAGGACAAGGTCGTCACAGGCGGAATAGGGATCGAGCGACCCGTCGGCGATCCGATCCACCGCCTGGTCGAATTCGCCCGAGGCGATCAGGCGCCCGATCATCTCCTCGACCAGCCGATCCTTGATCAGCTGAGCCAGTTCCTCGCGCACATGCCTTCGTTGCTGCCGGAACCGCAGAGTCCCGCACGTCTCTTCGATGTAAGCCCGGTGCCGGTCGATCGCCTCGATCAGCTCCACCACCCCTTCGTCGAAAACCGCCTGGGCCTTGAGGATGGGGGGTTTCCAGCGGCCCTCGGCGTACTTCTTCTGGTCCATGTCGATCATCAGCCGGAGATCCGTCATGGTCTTGTCGGCCCCGTCCCGATCGGCCTTGTTGATCAGAAAGATGTCGCCCACCTCTAGGATCCCCGCCTTGATGGCCTGGATGTCGTCTCCCATACCCGGAATCACGACGATCACCGTCGTGTGGGCGCTCTTGACTACATCCACCTCGTCCTGGCCCACACCCACCGTCTCGACGATGATGTAGTCCTTCCCCATGGCGTCCAAGACGTCGATGGCGCTGCGGGTCGATTGGGTCACGCCGCCGAAGTGCCCCCGCGTGGCGAGCGACCGGATGAAAACGCCCTTGTCCATGCTGTGGCGCTGCATCCGTACACGGTCCCCGAGGATCGCTCCGCCGCTGAAGGGGCTGGTGGGATCGACGGCCAGAACACCGACCGTCTTTTCCCGCTGGCGCAGGTGGCTCACCATCCGGTCGACGAGGGTGCTCTTCCCCACGCCCGGCGCGCCGGTGATGCCGATCACGTAGGCCCGGCCGGTGTAGGGGTAAAGCGCCTTGAGGATGTCCCTCACGTGCGGCATCCGGTCATCGATGTCCCGAATGAGCCGCGCTGCGGTGCGTACATCCCCGGCGATCACCTTCTCGACGATTTCATTCATCAGGCTTCAAACCTCCCTCGGGGTGACATGGTCCTTCACCCACTGAACAATCTGCTCGAGCGGCGAGCCGGGCGTGAAGATCTCCTTGATGCCGGCGGCCTTCATCTTCGGGATGTCGTCCTCGGGGATGATCCCGCCCCCTACGACGATGATATCGTCGATTCCGTTCTCCTTCAGCAGTTCCACGACACGGGGGAAAAGGTAGCGATGGGCCCCTGCGAGGCTCGAAAGCCCGATCATGTCCACATCCTCCTGGATAGCGGCCTCAACGATCTCTTCGGGGCTCTGATGAAGGCCGCTGTAGACCACCTCGAAACCGGCGTCGCGATAGGCCCTCGCAATGATCCGCGCCCCCCGGTCGTGACCGTCAAGCCCCGGCTTCGCCACCATGACCCGAACCCTTCTACCGCCTGTCATCTTGTCCTCCTCACGCTAACCTTGGAGACAAAGCGCAGCGCACCTGCAGCATCTCTTCAAGGCGCCGGCGGCCCGTCACGCCGAGCCCCGCATCCAATCAGGGTGAATTTCCCCAAACCCCCCGGCCGCGGCCGGGACACTCGCTCCGTCCTATTCACCATCCCGGGGCGGCCCCCGATCCAACCCCCGCCCCGTCTTCGACCGCACCCCTCTTTGCAGCGCCGGGGCCGGGTGCTTCGCCGCCTTCGACCTCAGTATATGCCCGGGTCCCGATAGATGCCGAACACCGATCGGTATACGTCGCAGACCTCCTGCAAAGTAGCCTGGGCCTTGACAGCCGCAATCACCGGTTCCATGACGTTGGTGTCGGCCGCACACGCCTCGCCCACCCGTTCAAGGCACTCCGCCACCCTGGTCTGGTCGCGCAGCGACTTCACGCGGTTGAGTTTTTCGATCTGGAGCCGCTCGAGCTCCTCGTCGATCTCCAGGATCTCCACCGGGACGTCCTCTTCGGTGACGTACTTGTTGACCCCCACGACGGTCTTCTCCCCCGCGTCGATCTGCCGCTGGTAATGATAAGCCGCGTCGGCGATCTCCTGCTGCGGGTAATTGCGCTCGATCGCCGCCAGCATGCCGCCCATGTCGTCGATCTTCCGGATGATCTCGAAGGCGTCCCGCTCCATCTTGTCCGTGAGCCCCTCCACAAAGTAGGAGCCTCCGAGCGGATCGATGGTATTGGCCACGCCGGATTCCTCCGCGATGATCTGCTGGGTCCGGAGTGCGATCGTGGCCGCCTCTTCGGTGGGGATGGCGAGGACCTCGTCGAGCGAATTGGTGTGCAGCGACTGCGTACCTCCCAGGACCGCCGCAAGGGCCTCCAGCGCCGTCCGCACGACGTTGTTGTAAGGCTGCTGGGCCGTCAAGGAGCAGCCGGCCGTCTGGGTGTGGAACCGGAGCCACCAGGAGCGCGGGTTCTGCGCCTTGAAGCGCTCGCGCATAATCTTGCCCCACATCCGCCGGGCGGCGCGGAACTTGGCGATCTCCTCGAAGAAATCCAGGTGGGAGTTAAAGAAAAAGGAGAAGCGCGGCGCGAACGAGTCGACCGGCAGACCGCGCTTCAAGGCCTCTTCCGTGTAGGCGATGCCGTCGGCGAGCGTGAAGGCCAGCTCCTGCACCGCCGTCGAGCCCGCCTCCCGGATGTGATAGCCGCTGATGCTGATCGTGTTCCAGCGCGGGACCTCGCGGGTGCCGAACTCGACGGTGTCGGTCACGAGCCGCACGGAAGGGCGCGGCGGGCACATGAAGGTCTTCTGGGCGATGAATTCCTTCAGCATGTCGTTCTGGATCGTGCCGCCGATCACATTCCGCGGGATCCCCCGGTTTTCCGCCATCGCGATATACATGGCCCAGACGACGGAGGCGGGGGGGTTGATGGTCATGGATGTGGTGATCTGATCGATCGGCAGGCCATCGAAGAGGTCTTCCATGTCCTTCAGGGTGTCGATGGCCACCCCGCATCGCCCACACTCACCGCGCGCCTTGGAGGCGTCGGAGTCGTAGCCCATGAGGGTCGGCATGTCGAAGGCCGTCGACAGGCCGGTCTGGCCGGCGTTGACCAGCACGTGGAACCGGCGGTTGGTGTCTTTGGCGGTGCCCAGCCCCGCGAACATGCGCATCGTCCAGAGGCGCCCGCGGTACATGGACGGCTGCACACCGCGGGTGAACGGGTATTCGCCCGGAAAGCCCAGGGCATCCATGTAACGCTGGTCCCGAACATCGAGCGGGGTATAGAGGCGGCCGATCTCGACGTCCGAAACGGTCGAGAACCGCTCCAGCCTCTCGCCGTGCTGCCTGAAAATCTCTTCCAGCTCTTTACGCCAGCGCTCTTCCGCCTTTTCGATGTCCCCGAACACCTTCGGGTTGAAGGTCATAGACATGCGGCACCCTCCTTTTTGGACCGACGATCCCTCGAACCGGCCGACGGGTCGACGCCGGTTCAGTCAGCATGTTCAGGGAATGGTTATCCAGCCCGAACCCGTTTCCAATCAGGGCGCTATTTCCCCTTCAGGAGGTTTCGCGCCACCACCAGACGCATGATCTCATTGGTTCCTTCGTAGATCTGGCAGATCTTGGCATCCCGCATGTGCCGCTCCATGGGATACTCCCGGGAGTAGCCGTAGCCGCCGAGGATCTGAACCCCCTCGATCGAGGCCCGCATGGTGATGTCCGAAGCGAACATCTTGGCCATGGCGGCCTCTTTTTCATAAGGCATGTGGTGGTCTTCGAGCCACGCCGCCCGAAGCGTCAAAAGCTCCGCGGCATCGAGCTCGGTCGCCATGTCGGCCAGCTTCCACTGGATCGCCTGGAAGCTCGAGATGGGCTTATTGAACTGCTCGCGCGTCCTGGCGTAGGCAAGGGACTCCTCCAGCACCGCGCGCCCGATGCCGATCGCCTGTGAGGCGATCCCGATGCGGCCCCCGTCCAGGGTGCTGAGCATCTGCTTGAACCCTTCGCCCTCCTGCCCGAGCAGGGCGTCCGCAGGCAGACGTGCATCCTCGAAAACCAGCTCGGCCGTGCCGGAGGCGAGGATGCCCAGTTTTTCCTCCACGCGCCCCACCTTGAAGCCGGGCGTGTCTTCGAGATCGGCCACGAAGGTGCTGATGCCCTTGTAGCCCTTGCCCTTGTCGGTCACGGCGGCGAGCACGCAGTAGGAGGCCACGTTCCCGTTGGTGATGAACTTCTTCTCACCGTTGATGATCCATTGATCACCGTCCCTGACGGCCGTCGTAAGCATCGCGGACGGGTCGGAGCCGGCCCCGGCCTCGGTCAGCCCGTAGCAGCCGAGCTTTTCCCCCGAGGCGCAGGGTTCGAGGTATTTTTTCTTCTGTTCATGGGTCCCGTAGGCCATCACCGGGAAGCAGTAGAGCGAGTTGTTGACCGACATGATGACGCCGGTCGATGCACAGGCCTTCGACACCTCGATCAAGGCCAGCACATAGCTCACATAATCCATTCCGCCACCGCCGTATTCCTCGGGCACGGCGATGCCGAGCATCTTCAGTTCGCCCAACTCCCGGACGATCGCGGCCGGGTGGGCATGCGTGGCATCCAGTTCGGCGGCCTTCGGCTTGATCTCCGCTTCAGCGAAGCGGCGCGCCATTTCACGGACCATCTGCTGTTCGTCGGTCAGTGCAAAATCCATAGCTGGCTCGTCTCCATCCGGAAAAGATTACGAAACCCAAGGTTTCCAGACCGAAAGCGGGGCTTTCGGCAGATGCGGGAGCCGGGGCGTCGGCCCGCGGAAAGCCCGATGGGCGGCATCCTCTGCGGGCGGCCTCTCCGTTCGCTCCCCGGAGTCGGCCGAAAAGACCCCTTGCGGGTGGAAATCAGCTCAACTCCCCTTTGAAATCGGGCTTGCGTTTTTCCAGAAACGCCTTCATGCCTTCACTGCCATCCGGACTCGCCATGCAGAGCGCAAAGGCGTCGGACTCGAGGTAGCAGCCGGTCCGCAGATCCACATCGAGCCCGCGGTCGATGCAGTGTTTGATCCCGCGCATGGACACCTTGCCCTTGGACGCGATCAGTTTCGCGGTCTTCATGGTCTCTTCCCACAGCGCATCGGCCGCAAAGACCTTGTTGACCAGTCCAATCTGGCGGGCCTCCTCTGCGCCGATCACGTTGCCCGCCATGCAGAGTTCCTTGGCCATGGCCTTCCCCACGAGCCGTGCGAGCCTCTGCGTGCCGCCGAAGCCCGGGATGATCCCCAAATTGCTCTCCGGCTGCCCGAACTTTGCCTTCTCCGAGGCGTAGATGAAGTCGCAGGCCATCGCGAACTCGGTCCCGCCGCCCAGGGCGAACCCGTTGACGCAGGCGATGACCGGGATGGGCAGCTTTTCGATCCGCAGCAGCAGGTCCTGCCCCTCGCGCGAAAACTTCCGGCCCTCGAGCGGCGAGAGATTCGCCATGTGGGCGATGTCTGCGCCGGCGATGAAAGACTTCTCCCCTTCGCCCGTGAACACCAGGACCTTCACCGCCCGGTTGGCCTCGATCTCGTCCAGGGCCGCGCTGACCTCAGCCAGCACCGCCGGGTTGATCGCGTTCAAAGCCTTCGGCCGATTGAATTTGATCACAGCGATATGTTCCTGAATCTCGAAGATGATGTTTTCGTATGCCATCATGGACTCCTTGAATGAGAATCGTTTCTATCCGGAAATGGCCTCTCTTGCCAATTCCGGCGTCAATCCGCGCGCTTGCCCGTGCGGCGACCTACAGGCCGCCTCCGCACAAGCGCTTGATTTTACTGATATCGGCAAACCGGGACCCGCCGCCAAGCGGTGGGACTGCGCAGGGAAGCGTGTGAAGAAAAAATACCCGTTTCCGGACAAGCGGGGTCTCGATCCATCTGCCGGCCGGAAAGCAAGTTATGCCCGCTCGATCACCATCGCCATGCCCTGACCGCCGCCGATGCAGAGCGAGGCCAGCCCGAGGTCACATCCATCGCGAAGCATCCGGTGGATCAGGGTCAGGACGATCCGCGCACCGCTGCAGCCGATCGGGTGCCCGATCGAGATGCCGCTGCCGAGCGGATTGGTCTTTTCCGGGTCGCAGCCAAGTTCGCGCAGGCACGCGATCGCCTGGACCGCAAAGGCCTCGTTCAATTCGATGGCGCCGAAATCACCCATGCCGAGCTTGGTCTGCGCCAGGAGCTTCCGGACCGCGGGGATCGGTCCGAGACCCATGTAAGCCGGATCGATCGCCGCCGAGGCGTAGGCCTTGATCCGGGCCATGGGCTTCAACCCCATCTCCTTGGCCTTTTCGGCCGACATCAGCAGCATCGCCGCAGCCGCGTCGTTGATCCCGGAGGCGTTCCCCGCCGTGACCGCCCCGTCCTTTTTGAAGGCCGGGCGGAGTTTGGCCATCTTCTCGACGCTCGTGTCCATGGGGCGCTCGTCGGTATCGAAAAAGACCGGCTCGCCCTTGCGCTGCGGGATCGGCACGGGCACGATCTCGTCCTTGAAGAGGCCGTCGACGATGGCCTTGCGGGCCCGCTGGTGGCTAAGGGCCCCCAATTCGTCCTGCTCCTGGCGGCTGATGCCGTACTTCACCCCGATGTTCTCGGCGGTGATGCCCATGTGGTAGCCGTAGAAGATCTCGAAAAGCCCGTCGAAGACCATCAGGTCCACGAGCTGCGTGTTGTTCATTCGGGCGCCCCAGCGGGCCGCAGGCATCGCGTAGGGAATGAGGCTCATGTTTTCCATGCCGCCGGCGAGCATGATGTCCGCCTCGCCGTGGCGGATCGCCTGGGCCGCCAGGGCCAGCGCCTTCATACCCGAGGCGCAGACCTTGTTGATCGTGAAGGCGGGGGTCTCCTTCGAGATGCCGGCGGCGATGGTCGCCTGCCGCGCTACGTTCTGACCCTGCCCCGCGCCGACCACGTTGCCCATGACCACTTCGTCGACCGCCACGGGCTGAAGCCCCTGGTCATAGTCATAAGACTTGCTCTCCAGTTCGATCCTGCCCGTGCCCTTGAGCGGATCCGGTGCAAACTGCAGGACGCTCTCGGAAGCCTCAGGGCGGAGCCCGGCCCGCTTGAGGGTCTCTTTCAGGACCAGGGCGCCCATCTGTACGACCGGGGTATCCTTCAACGTCCCGCCGAATGAACCGACGGGCGTTCTGGCGCCGGAAACAATCACTACATCACGCATGTCTTCTTCTCCTTCTCTCTTTTTATGGAATGATCCGCGTTCTTATCAAAAGAAGCGGTTTTTCGGAACGATTTCCCGGCGGGGCGAGCCGGCATCCCTCTGCGGATGCGGCAACCTCTCACCCATGCCATACTCACAGCCGCCGAACAAAGGCCGAAGGCCTGTACCGCCGGGGATCAGGGCTCGTTGTAGACAACCAGCGTGACGGCCTCGCCGCCTCCCAGGCAAAGCGAGGCCTGGCCGATCTCCGCCCCGCGGTCCTTCATGGCGTAGATGAGGGTCGTCAGGACCCGTGCGCCGCTCGCCCCGATCGGGTGGCCGAGGGCCACGGCCCCTCCGTGCACATTCACCCGGCCGGGGTCGATGCCGAGCTCCCGATTGATGGCGACCGACGAGGAACTGAAGGCCTCGTTGATCTCGTGCAGCCCGACGTCGGATACCTTGAGGCCGTCCTTGGCAAGGACCTTGGGTATGGAGAGGATCGGCGCCACCAGAACATATTTCATGTCGATGCCCGCGGCGCCCTGCGCGCCGACGCGCACCAGCGGGCGGCACCCCAATGTCTGCGCCCTCTCCCGGGACATCACCACCAGGGCCGAGGCCCCGTCGCTGATCTTCGAAGCGTTCCCGGCCGTCACGGTGCCGTCCTTCTTGAAAGCGGGACGGAGGGAGGCCAGCGCCTCGGCACTGGTGCGGGGCTTGCGGAGCGGAATCTCATCGGTCTCGAACCGCAGAATCTCACCCTTGCGGCCCGGAATTTCCAACGGTACCATCTCTTCGACGAATTTACCGGCCTCGATCGCCGACCAGGCCTTCTGATAGGATTCCAGAGCGAAGGCATCCATATCGGAGCGGCTGACGCCGTATTTCTCGGCAACAAGCTCCGCGCTCACCCCCATGTGAAAATCGTTCACGTGGTCCCAGAGGCCGTCGCAGACCATCCCGTCGACCACCTGGGCGTTGTTCATGCGGTAGCCCGTCCGCGCCTTGTCGAGCAGGTAGGGGCACAGGTTCATGTTCTCCATCCCGCCGGCCGCCACCACCTCCGCATCGCCGCACTGAATGGCCTGCGCCGCGAGCATGACCGCCTTCAGACCCGAGCCGCACACCTTGTTGACGGTGATCGCACCGACCTCCCAGGGGAAACCGGCCTTGACCATCGCCTGACGGGCGGGGTTCTGGCCGAGCCCGTGGGGGAGCACGTTGCCCATGATCACCTCGTCCACATCCGTGACGGCGATCCCGGCCCGCTTCACCGCCTCTTTGAGGACCAGGGCACCGAGGTCCGTCGCAACGCTGTTTTTCAGGGAGCCCGCAAAGTCCCCGATGGCCGTTCGGCAGGCACTGACGATGACCACATCCCGCATGACCGTTTCCCCTTTCCGTTGGGCGCACCCCGCCTGAAACCCGGGTGTACGAAATTGGTTCACATTGAGTTTTCGCATCTTTATATATAGGCAGCACGTTTGAAGTCAAGCACCTTTCCATCCGCCGTCCGCCTTTTTGAGGCGCGGAGCGCCTGCCGGATTGTCCGCCCGTTGAATTTTTCTTGACCATTGCGCTGACAACAGGTAATTCAAAATCCTTAACTTTTCGAACCAGAAAGGAACACTGCATGAACCCGATCGCACAGGAACTGAACGAGATCCTCCGCAGGGCGAACCCCCACGTTTTCGACATGCTGAGCCAGGTCGGCCGGAACCTGTTCTTTCCGAAAGGCATTCTGGCGCAAAGCGCCGAGGCCAAGCAGAAGGCCCATCGTTTCAACGCCACCATCGGCATGGCGACCGAAAAGGGCGAGACGATGTACCTGCCTTCGGTCATGGCATCCATCGCCGGGCTGACCGCCGAGCAGGCGCTCACCTATGCCCCGTCTTTCGGGATTCCCAAGCTCCGCCAGGTCTGGCAGGAAGGGCTCTTCGCCAAGAACCCCTCCCTGAAGGGCAAGACCGTCAGCCTGCCCATCGTGACGAACGCGATCACCCACGGCCTCAGCGTCATCGCCGACATGTGGGCCGATCCGGGCGACGTCCTGATCCTCCCGGACAAGATGTGGGGCAACTACAACATGATCTTCGGCGTTCGCAGGGGCGCTGAGGTGGTCAATTATTCGCTCTTCGACGAGGCAGGCGCCTTCAACCTGGGGGCCTTCGAGGAATGCGTGCGGAAAGAGGCGGCCGCACGGAAAAAGCTCATCATCATCCTGAACTTCCCCAACAACCCGACCGGCTACACCGTGAGCGCGGCCGAGGCCGACCGGATCGGCGAGATCCTGACCGCCGTCGCCGAGGCCGGGACCAATGTCCTCGCCGTCACGGACGATGCCT
The DNA window shown above is from Desulfatiglans anilini DSM 4660 and carries:
- the meaB gene encoding methylmalonyl Co-A mutase-associated GTPase MeaB; this translates as MNEIVEKVIAGDVRTAARLIRDIDDRMPHVRDILKALYPYTGRAYVIGITGAPGVGKSTLVDRMVSHLRQREKTVGVLAVDPTSPFSGGAILGDRVRMQRHSMDKGVFIRSLATRGHFGGVTQSTRSAIDVLDAMGKDYIIVETVGVGQDEVDVVKSAHTTVIVVIPGMGDDIQAIKAGILEVGDIFLINKADRDGADKTMTDLRLMIDMDQKKYAEGRWKPPILKAQAVFDEGVVELIEAIDRHRAYIEETCGTLRFRQQRRHVREELAQLIKDRLVEEMIGRLIASGEFDQAVDRIADGSLDPYSACDDLVLPHLQI
- a CDS encoding cobalamin B12-binding domain-containing protein, whose product is MTGGRRVRVMVAKPGLDGHDRGARIIARAYRDAGFEVVYSGLHQSPEEIVEAAIQEDVDMIGLSSLAGAHRYLFPRVVELLKENGIDDIIVVGGGIIPEDDIPKMKAAGIKEIFTPGSPLEQIVQWVKDHVTPREV
- a CDS encoding methylmalonyl-CoA mutase family protein, with the protein product MSMTFNPKVFGDIEKAEERWRKELEEIFRQHGERLERFSTVSDVEIGRLYTPLDVRDQRYMDALGFPGEYPFTRGVQPSMYRGRLWTMRMFAGLGTAKDTNRRFHVLVNAGQTGLSTAFDMPTLMGYDSDASKARGECGRCGVAIDTLKDMEDLFDGLPIDQITTSMTINPPASVVWAMYIAMAENRGIPRNVIGGTIQNDMLKEFIAQKTFMCPPRPSVRLVTDTVEFGTREVPRWNTISISGYHIREAGSTAVQELAFTLADGIAYTEEALKRGLPVDSFAPRFSFFFNSHLDFFEEIAKFRAARRMWGKIMRERFKAQNPRSWWLRFHTQTAGCSLTAQQPYNNVVRTALEALAAVLGGTQSLHTNSLDEVLAIPTEEAATIALRTQQIIAEESGVANTIDPLGGSYFVEGLTDKMERDAFEIIRKIDDMGGMLAAIERNYPQQEIADAAYHYQRQIDAGEKTVVGVNKYVTEEDVPVEILEIDEELERLQIEKLNRVKSLRDQTRVAECLERVGEACAADTNVMEPVIAAVKAQATLQEVCDVYRSVFGIYRDPGIY
- a CDS encoding acyl-CoA dehydrogenase encodes the protein MDFALTDEQQMVREMARRFAEAEIKPKAAELDATHAHPAAIVRELGELKMLGIAVPEEYGGGGMDYVSYVLALIEVSKACASTGVIMSVNNSLYCFPVMAYGTHEQKKKYLEPCASGEKLGCYGLTEAGAGSDPSAMLTTAVRDGDQWIINGEKKFITNGNVASYCVLAAVTDKGKGYKGISTFVADLEDTPGFKVGRVEEKLGILASGTAELVFEDARLPADALLGQEGEGFKQMLSTLDGGRIGIASQAIGIGRAVLEESLAYARTREQFNKPISSFQAIQWKLADMATELDAAELLTLRAAWLEDHHMPYEKEAAMAKMFASDITMRASIEGVQILGGYGYSREYPMERHMRDAKICQIYEGTNEIMRLVVARNLLKGK
- a CDS encoding enoyl-CoA hydratase-related protein, translated to MMAYENIIFEIQEHIAVIKFNRPKALNAINPAVLAEVSAALDEIEANRAVKVLVFTGEGEKSFIAGADIAHMANLSPLEGRKFSREGQDLLLRIEKLPIPVIACVNGFALGGGTEFAMACDFIYASEKAKFGQPESNLGIIPGFGGTQRLARLVGKAMAKELCMAGNVIGAEEARQIGLVNKVFAADALWEETMKTAKLIASKGKVSMRGIKHCIDRGLDVDLRTGCYLESDAFALCMASPDGSEGMKAFLEKRKPDFKGELS
- a CDS encoding acetyl-CoA C-acetyltransferase produces the protein MRDVVIVSGARTPVGSFGGTLKDTPVVQMGALVLKETLKRAGLRPEASESVLQFAPDPLKGTGRIELESKSYDYDQGLQPVAVDEVVMGNVVGAGQGQNVARQATIAAGISKETPAFTINKVCASGMKALALAAQAIRHGEADIMLAGGMENMSLIPYAMPAARWGARMNNTQLVDLMVFDGLFEIFYGYHMGITAENIGVKYGISRQEQDELGALSHQRARKAIVDGLFKDEIVPVPIPQRKGEPVFFDTDERPMDTSVEKMAKLRPAFKKDGAVTAGNASGINDAAAAMLLMSAEKAKEMGLKPMARIKAYASAAIDPAYMGLGPIPAVRKLLAQTKLGMGDFGAIELNEAFAVQAIACLRELGCDPEKTNPLGSGISIGHPIGCSGARIVLTLIHRMLRDGCDLGLASLCIGGGQGMAMVIERA
- a CDS encoding acetyl-CoA C-acetyltransferase, with amino-acid sequence MRDVVIVSACRTAIGDFAGSLKNSVATDLGALVLKEAVKRAGIAVTDVDEVIMGNVLPHGLGQNPARQAMVKAGFPWEVGAITVNKVCGSGLKAVMLAAQAIQCGDAEVVAAGGMENMNLCPYLLDKARTGYRMNNAQVVDGMVCDGLWDHVNDFHMGVSAELVAEKYGVSRSDMDAFALESYQKAWSAIEAGKFVEEMVPLEIPGRKGEILRFETDEIPLRKPRTSAEALASLRPAFKKDGTVTAGNASKISDGASALVVMSRERAQTLGCRPLVRVGAQGAAGIDMKYVLVAPILSIPKVLAKDGLKVSDVGLHEINEAFSSSSVAINRELGIDPGRVNVHGGAVALGHPIGASGARVLTTLIYAMKDRGAEIGQASLCLGGGEAVTLVVYNEP
- a CDS encoding aminotransferase class I/II-fold pyridoxal phosphate-dependent enzyme, coding for MNPIAQELNEILRRANPHVFDMLSQVGRNLFFPKGILAQSAEAKQKAHRFNATIGMATEKGETMYLPSVMASIAGLTAEQALTYAPSFGIPKLRQVWQEGLFAKNPSLKGKTVSLPIVTNAITHGLSVIADMWADPGDVLILPDKMWGNYNMIFGVRRGAEVVNYSLFDEAGAFNLGAFEECVRKEAAARKKLIIILNFPNNPTGYTVSAAEADRIGEILTAVAEAGTNVLAVTDDAYFGLFYDETASKESVFTRLVDRHPRLLAVKLDGATKENFVWGLRVGFITYGGVFLEDEKGACDALERKTAGDVRGSISNASRLSQEIVLKALLSPGYPAEKEQKFQIMAGRAREVKRVLQDPKYQDAWDVYPFNSGYFMCLKLKTVDAEQLRAHLLDQYGVGLIALGKTDLRVAFSCLEEEDVQALFDAVLSGIRDLEK